From a region of the Octopus sinensis linkage group LG18, ASM634580v1, whole genome shotgun sequence genome:
- the LOC118766836 gene encoding uncharacterized protein LOC118766836 isoform X1, whose amino-acid sequence MLFDNSRRTGQWSDAGESPKHYPDPPLHPKTLVVTLWMLIDNSRRTGQWSDAGESPEHYPDPPLHPKTLVVTLWMLFDNSRRTGQWSDAGESPEHYPDPPLHPKTLVVTLWMLIDNSRRTGQWSDAGESPEHYPDPPLHPKTLVVTLWMLFDNSRRTGQWSDAGESPEHYLNPPLYPKRLVVTLWMLIDNSRRTGQWSDAGESPEHYQTHHCTLKR is encoded by the exons atgctctttgacaacagcaggagaacaggacagtggtcagatgcaggagagtcacctaaacactacccagacccaccattgcaccctaaaac GTTAGTGGTCACTCTATGGATGCTcattgacaacagcaggagaacaggacagtggtcagatgcaggagagtcacctgaacactacccagacccaccattgcaccctaaaacgttagtggtcactctatggatgctctttgacaacagcaggagaacaggacagtggtcagatgcaggagagtcacctgaacactacccagacccaccattgcaccctaaaac GTTAGTGGTCACTCTATGGATGCTcattgacaacagcaggagaacaggacagtggtcagatgcaggagagtcacctgaacactacccagacccaccattgcaccctaaaacgttagtggtcactctatggatgctctttgacaacagcaggagaacaggacagtggtcagatgcaggagagtcacctgaaCACTACCTAAACCCACCATTGTACCCTAAAAGGTTAGTGGTCACTCTATGGATGCTcattgacaacagcaggagaacaggacagtggtcagatgcaggagagtcacctgaacactaccagacccaccattgcaccctaaaacgttag
- the LOC118766836 gene encoding uncharacterized protein LOC118766836 isoform X2 yields MLFDNSRRTGQWSDAGESPEHYPDPPLHPKTLVVTLWMLIDNSRRTGQWSDAGESPEHYPDPPLHPKTLVVTLWMLFDNSRRTGQWSDAGESPEHYPDPPLHPKTLVVTLWMLIDNSRRTGQWSDAGESPEHYPDPPLHPKTLVVTLWMLFDNSRRTGQWSDAGESPEHYLNPPLYPKRLVVTLWMLIDNSRRTGQWSDAGESPEHYQTHHCTLKR; encoded by the exons atgctctttgacaacagcaggagaacaggacagtggtcagatgcaggagagtcacctgaacactacccagacccaccattgcaccctaaaac GTTAGTGGTCACTCTATGGATGCTcattgacaacagcaggagaacaggacagtggtcagatgcaggagagtcacctgaacactacccagacccaccattgcaccctaaaacgttagtggtcactctatggatgctctttgacaacagcaggagaacaggacagtggtcagatgcaggagagtcacctgaacactacccagacccaccattgcaccctaaaac GTTAGTGGTCACTCTATGGATGCTcattgacaacagcaggagaacaggacagtggtcagatgcaggagagtcacctgaacactacccagacccaccattgcaccctaaaacgttagtggtcactctatggatgctctttgacaacagcaggagaacaggacagtggtcagatgcaggagagtcacctgaaCACTACCTAAACCCACCATTGTACCCTAAAAGGTTAGTGGTCACTCTATGGATGCTcattgacaacagcaggagaacaggacagtggtcagatgcaggagagtcacctgaacactaccagacccaccattgcaccctaaaacgttag